The following nucleotide sequence is from Alkalihalobacillus sp. LMS39.
AAAGGAAACAACGTATGGATTAGTATAGTCAATGCGGATAAACAAAAATTAGAGAGATACTTTAATAAACTTTCGGTCGACGGCCATGTAATCATGCCGTTATCCAATACACCATGGTCATCTTGTTTTGGAATGCTGGTGGATAGGTTTGGTGTTTGTTGGAAGTTAAACGGTGATGCCGATGTGTTTCTAAATCAAGTCATTTCCAACCGGCATGGAAATTGAAAATTTGCTGCCGGTAAAAACAAGAAAAGATATTAGGGTTTGGCTGCAGGAAAATGCTAACACTGAAAAGTCATTCTGGGTCTTGGTTTCTATGAAGCCAAGTCCCGAGAGAGTGTTATATTTGGACGCAGTTGAGGAAGCGTTATGCTTTGGATGGATCGATGGCATCAAAAAGAAAATCTCCGAAACAGAGTTGGCTCAGAGGTTTTCTCCTAGGAGCAAAAAAAGTTCATGGACGGAATTGAACAAAGAACGTGTCCGCCGCCTTGACAAGCTAGGGTTGATGACAGACGAAGGAAGAAGGGTTTTGCCAGATTTGGATCGTCAATCATTTAGAATTGATGAAGTAATCGAGCAGCGGATAAAAGAGGATCAGCAAGTACATGGTCATTTCAGGGCATTTCCGAATCTTTATAAAATGGTCCGGATCGACACGATACAAAGCGCAAAGAATCAACCGGAATTGTATAGGAGCAGATTAGACAAATTCATAACGAACACGAGAGAAAATAAAATGTACGGTCAATGGAATGACTTTGGACGTCTGCTCGATTATTAAAATGTTCTTTGACACGAATAAGCATTTGGCGGCCATAGGGCTGCCATTTGTTTTTACGGCCAGTCTTATGCAATAACACATATGATGCTTCTATTAAAATTACCAGTAATAGAGTTGGATCTCTATCGCTTAGGTTAATGAAAGTGATTGACTAACAAGTATGATAAAAAATCAACAACAGTTGAAATAGATGTTTATCAACAATAGCAATAAGAAGGAAAAGGTAGTTAAAACTTAAAAATGTCCCATAAATATAATGCCCTTACTGTGAGAACTTTTTGTATATACCATACAGGTAGTCATGCAATCCCCAAGAATTGAATGTTCATACACATATTTCAATCCTGTTCTCTCCTAGTTATCTGAATAACTGAAAAACTTTTAAAATAACCCAAAACATAATAATGCTCCATAACAAAATGATAAGTGACCCTACAATCCAATTTTTGGGTTTCCTTCTATTAATCATTTCTTTTGCTTTAACTTCACATTCTAATATGACTTCATTTGGTATCATTTTTAATGCAAGTAGTATCCCCATTGGAACTAAAATAACATCATCTACATAACCAAGGATTGGTATGAAATCAGGTATTAAATCAATGGGACTGAACGCGTACGCTACGACACAAATTGTAAACACCTTAGCATACCAAGGTACTCTTTCATCTTTATATGCGAAGTAAAGGACAAAGAGTTGTTGTTTTATTTTTTTTGCCCAAGCCTTTATTTTCCCCATACAAACCCTCTTCCTTTATCACTATCTCATCGTTTAAGAACAACGGTCCACTACCAATACATTCATATTAGCATAAAATTACAATTCCCTCCTTTTTTTATTTAATAGACTGAAGACATTAAAAAAGTACAGATGAAAGCAAAAAAAGTACCATAAGCAAGCGTTTTCAGTAAACGTATACATTGATATATTTGAAATGTAAGCTATTACATTGAAAAGTTGAAAGGGGATACAAAAAAATGAATAAGAAAATTAAATTCATTTCCGTATTGTTCATCGGACTACTAATGATGTTTATGACAGCATGTGGTAGTTCAAATGAAACAGGTGGGGGAAGTAATGACAGTGGCGAAAGTAGTGCAAGTAAAGGAAACAGCGGCGGAGTAGAAGTTGGGATTGTTTTACCAACAAGAGATGAGCCGAGATGGGTACAAGATGAAGAAAGATTCAAAGCAGCACTTTCTGAATCAGAATACAATACAGAAATCTTATTCAGTCAAGGTTCTTCAGCTAATGAAAGAGAAAACGTGGAAACTTTAATTAATAGAGGAGTAGATGTATTAATCATTGCTCCACATGATGGTGCAGCAGCTGCTTCATCTGTAGCCGCAGCAAAAGCAGAAGGAATTACAGTTATCTCATACGATCGCCTCGTTACAGATACAGATGCAGTTGATTACTATGTAACATTTGACAGTATTGCGGTAGGAGAAGCGCAAGGACAATATTTAATTGATAATGCAAATGGAACAGGAATTCCGTTATATCTATATGCTGGTGCCTCTTCTGATAACAACGCGTTTTTATTCTTTGAAGGAGCATGGAAAGTACTTCAACCGAAAATTGCAGATGGAACGTTTGTTATTGCTAACTCTAGTGAAGCAGAAGCATTACAAGCAAAAGCTGACCTAACTCGTGAGGAATATGGTCGTATCCTTGGACAGGTTACAACAAACTGGGATCCTAGTGAAGCGATTAATAAAGCACAAACACAATTAACAGCTGCTAGTGATGACCTAAAAGGTGATGTTGCTATCCTAGCACCGAATGATGGTACGTCTCGTGCGATTGCAGATGTATTTGGTGCAGACAATGAAATCACAAGTTATTTTATTACTGGTCAAGATGCTGAAATCGCTTCAATTCAGTACATTATCGATGGAAAACAATCGATGACTGTGTTTAAAGATGTTCGTACATTAGTACAAGATGCAATCGGAATGGCGATTGATGTTCTAGATGGTAAAACGCCAGAAACAACAGGTAGCTATAACAACGGAAATGTTGATGTAAGTGCAAAACAAACGAATGTTATTGTAGTAGACCAAGAGAACGTGAAAAGCGAGCTTATCGACTCTGGATACTATGAAGCTAGTCAGTTTACTGGATTAGAATAATTTAAATTAATAGTGTTAGACATCGGTCTAACACTATTAATTCATTGTAGTCTAGTAAGGGAGGCCTAATAATGAGTGATTATATTTTAGAGATGAACAATATTTCAAAAGAGTTTACGGGAGTAAAGGCTCTTTCTAACGTTAATTTTAAAGTTGAAAGAGGAGAAATCCACTTTTTAGTTGGGGAAAATGGTGCCGGCAAATCAACACTTATGAAAGTATTAAGTGGCGTGTATCCTTATGGCAATTATGATGGCGATATAGTTTTTAATGGCAAGGTGCAACAGTTTAATAAAATTAGTGATAGTGTTGACTCCGGCATTGTTATTATTTATCAGGAGCTTGCATTATTCCCTGATCTGACAGTGTATGAAAATATATTTATCGGTAATGAAATTGCAAGTCGTGGTGTTCTTAATTGGAACGAAGTGGTCGTTAAGTCGAAAGAAATGCTTGAAAAAGTAAACTTAAAAGTGAATCCAGAACTATTAATTAAAGATTTAGGTGTTGGGAAACAACAGCTTGTTGAAATTGCAAAAGCGTTGAGTAAAGAAGTGAAGCTTCTCATTCTAGATGAGCCAACAGCAGCGCTTAATGAAGATGATAGTGAAAATCTATTAGAGTTATTACGAGAATTGAAGAAACAAGGAATTACTTCCATCATGATTTCCCACAAGTTAAAAGAAGTAATTGCTATTGCAGATAAAGCAACAGTTCTTAGGGATGGCGAAACGATTTGTACGTTGGATGCCTCCAAAGGAGAAATAACAGAGGAAGCCATTATTAAAAACATGGTTGGGCGTGAAATTAAAGAAATCTATCCAAAGCGAGAGAAGCAGGAATTTGGCGATAAAATCCTTGAACTAGTAAACTGGAACGCCTATGACCCACAATTAGGACGGAATGTTGCAAAGGATGTCAACATTAACGTCAAACAAGGGGAAATCGTTGGGATTGCTGGTTTAATGGGGGCTGGAAGAACAGAGTTAGCACTCAGTATTTTCGGAAATGCCGCCAAATATGACCTTAAAGGAAACATGCTATTAGACGGAAAGCCTGTTCACTTGAAACATACGAGTGAAGCCATTAAAGCTGGCATTGCTTATGTGACAGAAGATAGAAAAGGGGATGGATTATTCTTATTACAAGATATTAAAAAGAATATTTCCACCGCCAATTTAAATCAAATAACTTCACTTGGTGTTGTTAACGAAAACGAAGAAATTAAAGTAGCAGAGTCTTACAAAACATCACTTGGCATCAAAACACCATCAATTCAACAGCTTGTTGGGAATCTAAGTGGCGGAAATCAGCAAAAAGTGTCATTAGGAAAATGGCTATTCGTTGGTCCAAAGCTATTAATTTTAGATGAACCGACACGTGGAATTGATGTTGGAGCTAAGTTTGAAATTTATACGGTCATGAATGAACTCATAAAAAATGGGATGAGTATTATTATGATTTCCTCAGAGTTAGGTGAAATCCTTGGAATGAGCGATAGAGTGTATGTCATGGCAGAAGGACGCATCACAGGAGAATTGTTAGCGAAAGACGCGGACCAAGAAAAGATTATGGAGCTTGCAACGCAATAGGAGGTTAGTCAAATGAAATTGCTCATTGAAGCGAAAGATTTAATTAAACACAATATTCGTGATTATGGTATGTACATTGCCTTAATTGTTATTATGATTACTTTTACAATTTTAACGGACGGATTATTTTTAACATCTCGGAATATTAGTAACTTATTAGACTCTGCAGGATATATTGCTGTATTAGCGGTTGGGGTTATGCTAGTTATTGTCATACGCCATATCGACTTATCCATTGGGTTTTTAGCTGGATTTCTCGGTGCAGTAGCGGCTATCTTATTAATGCATTACGGCGTACCAGTATATATTGTTATTCCAATCATTCTTATTTTAGGTATTTGTGCTGGTTCGATTACAGGATTCCTTGTAGCAAAAGTTGGGATTCCAGCCTTTGTTGCGACACTAGCAGGTTGGTTAATTTATCGAGGAGCAATCCTGTTAGTGACAGAAGATACAGGAACAATCATCATCAATGACCCAGTATTTAATGCTATTGGGAATGGGTATATTCCTTCGGTAATGGAGGTTGGAGGATTACATCTTCTATCCTTGTTAATTGGAGCAGCCTCGATTCTATTTTACATTTATAGCTCAATTTCGAATCGAAGAAAAAAATTAAAGTATAATTTTGATGTCGTATCAAAACCACTGTTTGTGATTCAATTAGCTTTTGTGTCAGCAATTATTGGATACATCACATGGCTCTTAGCCGGTTATAATGGATTTTCATGGACTGTTATTATTATTATGGTCGTTGTTCTTGTCTATCATTTCATTACAACGAAAACAGTTATCGGAAGACATATTTATGCTGTAGGAAGTAACCCTGAAGCCGCTCATCTTAGTGGTATCAACGTTAGTAAAATTACGTTTATGGTGTTTGGTTCAATGGGGATGCTTGCGGCACTTTCTGGGATTTTATTTACATCACGCTTACAATCAGCAACAACAACAGCAGGTACATTATTTGAACTTGATGCGATTGCAGCTGCTTTCGTAGGTGGGGCATCCGCTGCTGGTGGAGTTGGTAAAGTCACAGGTGCTGTCATCGGTGCCCTTGTTATGGCAACATTAACAAACGGAATGAATTTAATGGGTGTAGGAATTGCCTCGCAATATATGATTCGAGGCGGAGTACTCGCATTAGCTGTTATCTTTGATGTTATGACGCGAAGACAAAGAGCGTAAGTGTCGGGATATAGGTGGAGAGGAGAAAGCCTTTGTGGCTTTCTTCTTTTTTTAGTTAGTGGAACTCTTGTGGTGTGGTGGGGAGAGGGTTAGGGATGGGGTTGTATAGCTGGAATTGTATGAGGTGTTGTAACGGACAGAGGATCCGCTATTTTGAGAAAAAGTAATGTTTTTTGAAAGCTATCGGACATGTGTTCCGCTAAATCAGCTAAATGAGTGGTGGGAGGTGCGGTTACAGGTCCAATAGCGGAACAGGTGTCCGATAAAAACTGAAAAAGGCTAGTTTTCTATGAGATAGCGGAACGTATGTCCGATAGGGGGAAGTAAGCCCAGGGTTCCCTGTGCTAGCGGACAGAGGATCCGCTATTTTGAGAAAAAGGGGTGTTTTTTGAAAGCTATCGGACATGTGTTCCGCTAAATCAGCTAAATGAGTGGTGGGCGGTACCATTTCAGGTGCAATAACGGAACAGATGACCGATAAGAATTGAAAAAGGCTAGTTTTCTATGAGATAGCGGAACGTATGTCCGATAGGGGAAGGTATATGAGAGTTCCCTGTGCTAGCGGACAGAGGATCCGCTATTTTGAGAAAAAGTAACGTTTTTTGAAAGCTATCGGACATGTGTTCCGCTATGTTAGCAAAACGAGGGGTGGGCGGTGCCATTTTAGGTGCAATAACGGAACAGATGTCCGATAAGAATTGAAAAGGCTATTTTTCAATAAAGTAGCGGAACGTATGTCCGATACGGTCAACCGCAGCAACCATCCTCAGTTAGAATTTTACAGAAAGTTTCACATTTTCTAGTCTGTGGAAATGATATTATAAAAGAACAAAAGCAACAATCAATCCATCTCTTCAAAAGAAGTACGTAACGATAAATACATCGTTACATGAAGGAGTGCAGCTAGACTAATCGAAGGATTGCTAATACAAAAGTTTATAAAGGGAAGTTATCTCGGTACACAAGGGGAGATGCTGACAAATCAATGCTGTGTCAGGCAATATCTTTTTGAAGAAGATGAGAAAGAGATTACAACGATTTTTTTTACAGAAGAACAAGCCATTCATTTCAATAATTACAAGAGGTTACACAAGCTTTTCAAGAATATACGGTTTGACTTTCTCGTGGGAAAGTGGGTATTACGATGTAGTTATTTTAACAAAAGAATGGTAGGCGAAATAGGATGAAAAAAGCAGTAGTATTGATTCTCTTAATTTTTACTTTAGTCGGATGCTCAAACGAAAGTAAAAGTGATAATCAAAAAGTAGCTGAAGAGTATCTTAGTGAAAAAGGATATAACATAACATCATATAATGGGGCTGGTCAATCATATCAACTAACAAAAGAAAAATTAGTTGAAATGCCATCAGTGACTCATTGGACTGTCCAATCCGTTGACCCAGACTTATATTTAGATAAACAAGTGGAGACAGAAGGATTCACTGTGGATAACCATCCTTTAACAAATGCAGATTCCACTCATGTGAATGTCGACGTTTTTCTCGTTGAGGGAAAACCTATTGGGGGAATTTCCTACCCTCAATATTCTGATGAAAAAGAATTAGCTCTTGGAGACAAGCCTTTTTCATTAGACGGAAAAACAGTAGAAGAAGTTCACCAATTAGAAAACTGGAGAGAGTGGATGGATGCTTGGTATGCCAAATACGAATAGATTATTGGTCGTAGTGAAATGAACAAAAGAGCCAGGCGATGCTAAAATGCGTTCCCTGGCTTTTTATTTTAGTACTATCGTGAACGAGATGTCCTCTTTTTATAAAATCCACTTAACATAATGGATAACGGAATAATTAATAAAACTAACCCTACATTAAAGTTAATACCAATTGCAAGAAGTGAACCACCTAACAGGTTAATCCCTGATAATGCAAGAGTTGACCAAAAATATCTTTTTCTGGGCACCACTTTATAAACATAAATGCTAATGAAAATAGAGCAGATAGTAATAATAAATGGTGCTAAATTCCAGAACACTAGACACCACCTCCAAAACGGAACAGCTTTATCATGTTTAGATTGTACGGTTCCCTTAAAAATATACATAAATTGTAATTGCAACAAAGTAAGCAATATTATGAGGTGATATAATAAAACTTTAAAAGGATAGGAAAAAGACTGGGATAAATATAGAAATGATATAAGAAATAGAATGTTTTAGAAAAGAGTGATTTATGAGGAGATGTAATACATTTTACCTTAATAGAAACTTTTTATTTGTTTTTCAGTAATCCCATTAATAAGTTCTAGCTCACTAATCAAAAATTCATGTGCATTTTCTAGCATTTTTTTTTCGCTTGTATTAAGTGCTTTTTCATTCTTCATTCGCCTTAAATCACGGACAACTTCAGCACAATCTTGAAGTTTTCCTGTTTTTATTTTGTCAGAGTTCACTTTATACCTTTGTTTCCACGGGAGTAAACTTTCTGATTCTCCATGCTGAAAAATGTGCATGATGTGTTTTAGTGCAATTATGTCAGTAACAGGGCGTATGCAACTCAATACTTTACCAGTAGGAATCATGACTTGCATATTACCAATTATCATGTTTATGACATAATACAATTGTTTTTCACCTGAGATTTCCTTTTCTTCAATGGCTTTAATTATACCTGCTCCGTGCAATGGATAAACGATATTATCGCCAATTTGAAACAAATAATCCACCTCCATAATTTTGTAACCTTTTTAAGCTTAACATAGGAAGTGGAATTTATCAAATTTTTAATAATATCATAAAAATAAGTGTACTGTCAATTTTTATTTTCAAAAAAACGATATTGTTTATCGTTACTAATCATCTAACACTTCTATTAAGCTTTATTGTATCTTCATGACGAATATTGATGTTTGATAAGCTGACACCAAGTAATGTGAAAGCTCCACCGATTAAGGCGAGCACTGTTGGAATTTCACCTAACAACAACCATGAAATCAAAAGAGCAACAGCTGGTGTTAAATATAGCGAACTCGTTGCTTCTGTTGCACCTACATGTGAAGTGACATAAGCTAAGAAAAAAGCGGCCAGGATGTGCTATTCAATTGAATGCATTTCCTGGCTCTTAAGCTTTCAGATAAGTATTAATGGTGTTACTTTCATGTGCTTTTATCCTTAGCGGTGTTCATACTGAACGATTCTCCTCTTGTTTATTCGCTTTTCTTAACATTATACTGTTTGTGATTATTCCAATTAAGCCTGTGATTGCAAAAATATAAGCAACGAATAATGGTGGTGACGTAAAGGATTCACTCAATATCCTAAGCATGCCTACAAGGGAAATAAGAAAGCTACCTACAAGGGCTATAATGGTTCGCGTTGTATTTTGC
It contains:
- a CDS encoding YdeI/OmpD-associated family protein, whose amino-acid sequence is MEIENLLPVKTRKDIRVWLQENANTEKSFWVLVSMKPSPERVLYLDAVEEALCFGWIDGIKKKISETELAQRFSPRSKKSSWTELNKERVRRLDKLGLMTDEGRRVLPDLDRQSFRIDEVIEQRIKEDQQVHGHFRAFPNLYKMVRIDTIQSAKNQPELYRSRLDKFITNTRENKMYGQWNDFGRLLDY
- a CDS encoding YkvA family protein, whose amino-acid sequence is MGKIKAWAKKIKQQLFVLYFAYKDERVPWYAKVFTICVVAYAFSPIDLIPDFIPILGYVDDVILVPMGILLALKMIPNEVILECEVKAKEMINRRKPKNWIVGSLIILLWSIIMFWVILKVFQLFR
- a CDS encoding sugar-binding protein — encoded protein: MNKKIKFISVLFIGLLMMFMTACGSSNETGGGSNDSGESSASKGNSGGVEVGIVLPTRDEPRWVQDEERFKAALSESEYNTEILFSQGSSANERENVETLINRGVDVLIIAPHDGAAAASSVAAAKAEGITVISYDRLVTDTDAVDYYVTFDSIAVGEAQGQYLIDNANGTGIPLYLYAGASSDNNAFLFFEGAWKVLQPKIADGTFVIANSSEAEALQAKADLTREEYGRILGQVTTNWDPSEAINKAQTQLTAASDDLKGDVAILAPNDGTSRAIADVFGADNEITSYFITGQDAEIASIQYIIDGKQSMTVFKDVRTLVQDAIGMAIDVLDGKTPETTGSYNNGNVDVSAKQTNVIVVDQENVKSELIDSGYYEASQFTGLE
- a CDS encoding ATP-binding cassette domain-containing protein, encoding MSDYILEMNNISKEFTGVKALSNVNFKVERGEIHFLVGENGAGKSTLMKVLSGVYPYGNYDGDIVFNGKVQQFNKISDSVDSGIVIIYQELALFPDLTVYENIFIGNEIASRGVLNWNEVVVKSKEMLEKVNLKVNPELLIKDLGVGKQQLVEIAKALSKEVKLLILDEPTAALNEDDSENLLELLRELKKQGITSIMISHKLKEVIAIADKATVLRDGETICTLDASKGEITEEAIIKNMVGREIKEIYPKREKQEFGDKILELVNWNAYDPQLGRNVAKDVNINVKQGEIVGIAGLMGAGRTELALSIFGNAAKYDLKGNMLLDGKPVHLKHTSEAIKAGIAYVTEDRKGDGLFLLQDIKKNISTANLNQITSLGVVNENEEIKVAESYKTSLGIKTPSIQQLVGNLSGGNQQKVSLGKWLFVGPKLLILDEPTRGIDVGAKFEIYTVMNELIKNGMSIIMISSELGEILGMSDRVYVMAEGRITGELLAKDADQEKIMELATQ
- a CDS encoding sugar ABC transporter permease, which encodes MKLLIEAKDLIKHNIRDYGMYIALIVIMITFTILTDGLFLTSRNISNLLDSAGYIAVLAVGVMLVIVIRHIDLSIGFLAGFLGAVAAILLMHYGVPVYIVIPIILILGICAGSITGFLVAKVGIPAFVATLAGWLIYRGAILLVTEDTGTIIINDPVFNAIGNGYIPSVMEVGGLHLLSLLIGAASILFYIYSSISNRRKKLKYNFDVVSKPLFVIQLAFVSAIIGYITWLLAGYNGFSWTVIIIMVVVLVYHFITTKTVIGRHIYAVGSNPEAAHLSGINVSKITFMVFGSMGMLAALSGILFTSRLQSATTTAGTLFELDAIAAAFVGGASAAGGVGKVTGAVIGALVMATLTNGMNLMGVGIASQYMIRGGVLALAVIFDVMTRRQRA
- a CDS encoding CarD family transcriptional regulator — encoded protein: MFQIGDNIVYPLHGAGIIKAIEEKEISGEKQLYYVINMIIGNMQVMIPTGKVLSCIRPVTDIIALKHIMHIFQHGESESLLPWKQRYKVNSDKIKTGKLQDCAEVVRDLRRMKNEKALNTSEKKMLENAHEFLISELELINGITEKQIKSFY
- a CDS encoding EamA family transporter, giving the protein MLAAFFLAYVTSHVGATEATSSLYLTPAVALLISWLLLGEIPTVLALIGGAFTLLGVSLSNINIRHEDTIKLNRSVR